CCCCATATAATGCAGGTTCAGTAATACCTGCAATAATCGCTGATGATGCTGCAGCCAATGATGTTTGACGCAATTCTCTATTTTTAGTTTTGAACGCTACTGCAAGTGAAACTCCACCAAGAGATAAGTTTGCACCAATCTCAGATGGCATAACCATACCCTCTTTACCTGTTTCAGCAATTGTTTGAACAATTGTTGGTGTGAACACACGGTGCATACCTGTCATAACTAATAATGGCCATAATGCACCAACAATTGCTACAGCTAAGAACCCTAATTTATCATGTAC
This genomic interval from Dysgonomonas mossii contains the following:
- a CDS encoding PTS transporter subunit EIIC, translated to MHRVFTPTIVQTIAETGKEGMVMPSEIGANLSLGGVSLAVAFKTKNRELRQTSLAAASSAIIAGITEPALYGVAIRLKRPMIASVITGFIAGAVAGLAGLASHSMA